In Takifugu flavidus isolate HTHZ2018 chromosome 5, ASM371156v2, whole genome shotgun sequence, the following proteins share a genomic window:
- the nelfb gene encoding negative elongation factor B has product MFAGLPELGISNGDDLKETLTNCPDPLKAIDQFQMENGILLPTLQSALPFLDLHGTPRLEFHQSVFDELRENLMERVAVIAEGKEADRYSKLEELLEKSFPLVKMPSIQPVVMQVLKHLPKVPEKKLKIVMADKELYKVCAVEVKRQIWQDNQALFGDEVSPLLKQYIVEKEAALFSNDVSVLHSFFSPSPKTRRQGEVVLKLTQMIGKNVKLYDMVLQFLRTLFLRTRNVHYCTLRAELLMSLHDLDITEICSVDPCHKFTWCLDACIREKFVDGKRARELQGFLDGVKKGQEQVLGDLSMILCDPFACNTLVLSIMRNLQELLSQDALPRDSPDLMLLLRMLSLGQGAWDMIDSQVFKEPRLDLEVVTRFLPAMMSVVVDDNIFTVEQKLPSEEKSSQVYPTLLPDAFYRYLQENRVACEMGLYYIFHIAKLRNKNALQRLLPSLVDTYNDMAFGDIFLHLLTGHLTLLSDEFGSEDFCSVVFDNFLLTSFSSKENVHRHILRMLLHLHHKVAPSYMESLIKTLEPPKQSSEQLKELYTKLMEKLEAHKKSSPVLEEKPSLDLGLHAVTVSTTTSSAPTTPF; this is encoded by the exons ATGTTCGCGGGATTACCTGAGCTCGGGATATCCAACGGCGATGATCTTAAAGAAACTCTTACCAACTGCCCAGACCCTCTTAAAGCTATCGATCAGTTTCAG ATGGAGAATGGTATCTTGCTGCCGACCCTCCAGTCCGCTCTGCCCTTCCTTGATCTCCACGGAACCCCTCGCCTGGAGTTCCACCAGTCTGTCTTTGACGAACTTCGGGAGAATCTGATGGAGCGAGTTGCCGTCATTGCAGAGGGCAAGGAGGCAGACAG ATATTCCAAACTCGAAGAGCTGCTGGAAAAGAGCTTTCCTCTTGTTAAAATGCCATCCATTCAGCCGGTGGTGATGCAGGTGCTGAAGCATCTGCCCAAG GTGCCCGAGAAAAAGCTGAAGATTGTGATGGCCGACAAGGAATTGTATAAAGTGTGTGCTGTGGAAGTGAAACGGCAGATCTGGCAGGACAACCAGGCTCTGTTTGGCGACGAGGTCTCCCCCCTCCTGAAGCAGTACATAGTGGAGAAGGAAGCAGCTCTCTTCAGCAACGACGTCTCCGTCCTGCACAGTTTCTTCAGCCCATCTCCAAAAACACGGCGTCAAGGGGAG GTGGTCCTGAAGCTGACCCAGATGATTGGCAAAAACGTGAAGCTCTATGATATGGTACTGCAGTTTTTAAGGACGCTTTTCCTGCGAACACGTAACGTCCACTACTGCACGCTGAGAGCGGAGCTGCTGATGTCTCTTCATGATCTCGACATCACTGAAATCTGCTCTGTGGACCCCTGCCATAAG TTCACCTGGTGTTTAGATGCCTGCATCAGAGAGAAGTTTGTGGATGGAAAACGTGCCAGAGAGCTGCAAGGTTTCCTGGATGGGGTGAAAAAAGGACAAGAGCAAGTTCTTGG AGACCTTTCCATGATCCTGTGTGACCCATTTGCCTGTAATACCTTGGTCTTGAGTATCATGAGGAACCTGCAAGAGCTGCTGAGCCAGGATGCTTTACCCAGG GATAGTCCAGATCTGATGCTGCTACTCAGGATGCTGTCACTAGGGCAGGGGGCGTGGGACATGATTGACAGCCAGGTCTTCAAAGAGCCTCGTCTG GATCTCGAGGTGGTGACCCGCTTCCTGCCAGCCATGATGTCAGTAGTTGTTGATGACAACATCTTCACCGTGGAACAGAAGCTTCCTAGTGAGGAGAAGAGCTCACAGGTGTATCCCACCTTACTGCCAGATGCCTTCTACAG GTACCTCCAGGAAAACAGGGTAGCCTGTGAGATGGGTCTTTATTATATATTCCATATTGCCAAACTGAGGAACAAGAATGCCCTGCAGAGACTCCTACCTTCTCTAG TTGACACCTATAATGATATGGCATTTGGGGACATCTTCCTGCACCTGCTGACAGGACACCTTACTCTGCTGTCTGATGAGTTTGGATCAGAAGACTTTTGTTCAGTTGTGTTTGACAACTTCCTtctcacctccttctccag TAAAGAGAACGTACACCGACACATCCTCCGGATGTTATTGCATCTTCACCACAAGGTGGCGCCATCCTACATGGAGTCGTTAATAAAAACTCTTGAACCCCCTAAACAG AGCAGTGAGCAGTTGAAGGAGCTGTATACCAAACTAATGGAGAAACTGGAGGCCCACAAGAAGAGCTCTCCTGTACTAGAAGAAAAACCATCCTTGGATTTGGGATTGCACGCTGTGACtgtctccaccaccacctcctccgccCCAACCACACCCTTCTGA